The Nicotiana tabacum cultivar K326 chromosome 1, ASM71507v2, whole genome shotgun sequence genome segment agtaaggtactggtgcccgtcgcggcccatcggtttgagtcgtgacattatctatacctgcaggcatgaatgtagcgtccccaacaaaaagacgtcagtacgaataatgtactgagtatgtaaggcttGTAACTTAGTATATAAagaacatggaagaaacatgtAGTAAAGggctcaacctgtaagtctggctagctctgtaaatcatgaaatatttgtagtgtcatgcatatgcgtatgaatgtcatgtcgtgcataggtacatgtgttcatcccatcatcaagcctctaagggcatcccgtcatatcatcttggccattgtgggcaaaattatcaacgtataccagttgatcaggtggtgatgcgtatataacgccgtaatcattttccatatcccatatacatacatatttacatatatacgtgtatataatgccatttggtcatgggtcaatgcacatgtatgaatgggtgaaatgcatgaaaaaaacgtaaaaatctcaatataacgttgtaaccttttcccatattccatatacatatatatgcaaatatacgtgtatataacgctgtctgagtcatgggtaaatgcacatgtaaatgagcgcaatgcatgagaagtacgttaataaaacttcttgaaacatcaaaataccattatacctctaattaatatcattttacaataaataaataatataaacatCCTTAACCACTACGAGTAGAAATACTTATgaaataacattacgtttacgtatcgttgctggatcatgccaaaagaaggaagaATTAACCTTGACATATCTGAACCTGTTCTCTTGTAAGAAGATCAAGAGTTGTAATTTGCGTTCCTCTCATCTGATATGGTTTTGGCATTGTAATTTAGTTACCTTTATGCTTTCGTTAAATCTAATATCTGGTACTTATTTCTTTACTTACTGCATCTCCTCCTTATCCTTCTTAATTTCTGTCCAATGACCTTTCATCTTTTGTCAAGAAAAAATCGCCGTCTTCAGGcgcatgacaaatcaaggatgTGAATTTCAGttttcttattttgttaaagagaTCCAGTCAACAAATAATTGGAGTTCACGTATCCGAGATGAAACTTCAAGAGAAGGGGTTATGGGCTGTTCCTCATCCATGGCTAAACCTTCTAATTCAAAAGAGCAAGATTCATGACTTTGCACAAGAAGTTTTTGGGAAGATTCTTACCGACACTAGCCACGGTCCTATACTCATCTACCCAGTCAACAAATCAAAGTATTGAAATCATCATCACTAAAACCAATCTTCTTATTAAGGATATATGCATTTTCCTAACATGATCTACGAccatttatcattttctcagaCATATTAATAGCTTCCTTTGCTTCTCCATGCTGTGCATAAGTGGATATCATAGAATTCCAACATGCGATATCTCTCTGGAGAGCGGAATCAAACATCCTCTGTGCTTCTTCCAAGCTTCCACACTAGGAGTACACATCAACCAGTGCATTTGTAACATGCGGATCAAAATCTACGCCGACTTTTACAATCTGGTTATGAAACCAGAGACCGTGGAGGAGACTTACTAGGTTACTAGAAGAAACAATGAGGGCAACAAAAGTCAACGTATTTGGCTTTTGCAAACAATGCTGCAATTTTAGGAAGAGCTTTAGAGCCTTTTCATTTTCACACTGTTGTATATACCCAAACAACATAGAACTCCATACAGCAATATCCTTCTCATTCATCTCATTAAATACTTGCCTTGCATCTTTAACAGAtgaacattttgagtaaacatcTATTAGGATGCTACAAACAAACATGCCAGCCGAAAAACCAAATTTTATGGTGAGAGCATGAAGTTGCATACTCAATTCCAAGGAAAAGAGTGAAGCTGAAGCACCAAGCAGGCTAACAAAAGTCAAAAGGCTTGGAAGAATCAGATTATCTCTCATTTCAGCAAATAGTTGAGAAACTTACACATTACTATTAGAGGATACTTTAGATAGAGCCACATAAGCTCATATGACTACTTAGTCCAATAGTGGCTTACTGTCACGTTTTGCctttatccaaaatattttggGTAATTGCCAATTACCCGCGtgattaagaattgtctcaatttacttaaaattctacttatatttaatatactttatacactttactataatatactttactattatgatcatgtggtaccatataaaataaatacatacacgattattttattaaaacattcatgtaaaaatacatatattttctccacttctaattttcctaatctcatataaagagtaaaaaaatttgtacacttaattcttaaaaatggtaaaaagatagccttctttccttgaaaataatttctatctttacaataaagaaaatctcataaatttctcattttacgtgcgtaatttaaaacatattcgaaaatagtaatattaataattatataaaaaacatttttttcaaattattttacaaaaatatttcactcaaaataccatatcaaatgtaaGCTAGAGCGAGTGATAAAAGGCCTGATCGTCTATAGTCTTgattattattcttattattactaatatcattattgttatttggctcTAATTAACTAAAATTTACATTTGAAGAACATTCCATAGCCATTAGTTTAATTCTAAAAAATTTCCTAACAAAGAAATATTAGAAACCAAATGTACCATTCTTTGTTCCATAAAAAGTGCTATTATTATCTATTCTTAATTTAAATCTCGGTTTTCTTCATTTACTAATATTAAAGTATGGGATGTAACACACAAcatgggtcccgaccaaactcaaTTTAAGAGAATTAGTCTTTAAGGAAATAAAGCAGTTTAAACAAATGGAAATTATTTTAAAACGGGAATTAAAGGGGTCCTAAGCTTATTAGCCTATAGGATGACTTCCATACAATACTCGGTAATCTTCCCCAAATTGAGGTGTTAAGCGTAGCATTAGTGCACAGGTCATCATCTCCTTTACTACCTAATTACCCTCCCTTTTCAATTATTACCTAAGCGTTCTAATAATATCCAGTAcgtaccttatgcgtgcactacccgtcccttacctcTGGCcttggaggtgtttaggacctctatttaaggtggttctagacttacctatgttgtttaaaaggagaaaactaagcaACAAACAAAAGTCAAGTAGGAATGTCACATAAGGAGCAATTAAGTGGGCTCATGttaacctccacaaatagacaaacaaatgcACGCTATTCAAACAAGCAATTTTAAATGATTttaggatcctataggcaggatatctaaatgAGCACAAAATAGAATATACAACAATGTTAAAGCGAGCAGACGAGTGCCTATCAGTTTTCCTACTGATTTGGTTAATACTCTAAATCCGAGCATATGTCAAACAAGCAATCATAGTTTTTTAGTCACACAATTTTAATTATCCTACAAGCTTGCATAAGTGATAGTCGAGTagaaccctatagacatggtatctaaattgTAAACTAGTTATTGATTTTAACAAGCAGATTTCAtcttttagatcctataggcatactttctaAGTGCTGAAACAGATTATaattcttatagacatgatatctaaacaCAAAAACTGAGTTTTTACACTTACTTCCTATAGGAATGATGTCTAAGTGTCAAGACTGATTTTATacttatttcctataggcatgatatctaagcgcAAAACTgatatttcctataggcatgataacTATATGCAGAattgattattttatttcttataggtatggtatctaggtgatttttaattcctataggcaaaATCTCTATTAATCATATGTAGGCATAATTCTTTAAGAACATTATCAGGAAAATTGTTATTCAAACAGAcaagatcctatagacatggttactAATGCATAAAATGAGCATAGATCTTgtggacatgatttctaatgcaaagAATCTATGAACATAATTTCTAGCATATGAGTgaagtaagaaaaataattagaAAGCCctataaacatgatctctaaataGGTATAATGCTCACTTAATCATCaataatcctataggcaggatttctacccgagTTTCAAGTAAAGATAAAGGATAACCCCCTACCCCCCAGCTTTTACTAATAACCCCATATCTATTTTTTACAAGGATTATTACATTATTACAGACTAATACGAATAGATTACAcaatgaaaaaaattattatactatagggagccttagcAGGACCAATGTCAACCTGGAAGTTAGGCCTTCAAGCAAGTCTGACGTCCACATGTATTCCACAATACACAAAATGGGCTTCTGGTGTGTCAAAGATCCCAAAGGCCTCAGGGACCCCGGACAATGCTCACACCAAAACCTTTTCAAATAAACAGTTTTGTAAAAAGTTTGGAAGATCATCCCCAATGTGTCATAGTTCAGAGGAATCTCATGGAACCTAGGTAGTGCTTATACTGGGGGTGGTAGGACCCTAGATAACTAagagtagaagtttgaaaatAGTGTATAAGGGTAGGGGAAAGTTTCAGAAAGAAAGCATCAGAACAGAACCATATTTCAGCAGATTGACTCGGATATAGTTACCAGTAGTTAAACAATCACAACAACACAGGGACACTAGAATCATAGACATAATAGAGTCACATTTAAGGCAAACAAGGTTTCACATTGCTGGAGTTGACATAGTCTATTAACTATTACTAGGTGGAATCATATAGACATGTATTTAGCAGAGAGAAACATGCTGAAGTCAAATGACTAATCAGATAGCCATACAAAAAGGTAGCAGGAATTTAAAGCACATTATTCTTGATAGAAGTACATAGAAATCGTGAATTGATCAGGAACATGATAAGGTAAATTATCAGCACATAAAAACAGGACAAGAATAGGGGCATGCTAGTTGAGAAACAGGTAAACAAGTGCCATGGATCAAACAGGAATATGCTCAAGTATACTAACCATACTAACATAGAAGACAAGGCAAGTTAACAGGAACTAAGGCATGCTAGTTAAGAGAGCAATAAACAGGAACACAGAGCATAAGCATGTTGAAATTCATAATGAACTAACTACATTGCATATAGAGGAGAGCATGATAACAAAAATTGAGGCATACAATTTAAGAGGTAGCAAACAGGAAGGTGAAGGCAAGTGAAATCCAAGAgtttagccttggctttcagtcgacTAGACAGAATAGCAAATAGAAGTAACATAATGAACTATAGTTGTGAGTGTGTGGGTAAGAGTAAGAGTTTATGTGTGTAGGTGTTTTTGTATCTTCCCGTGTGTGTTCATGTGTTCTAAAAAAGTATAATGGTGAGGTTATATAGCATTCAACGGagtaaaacaaataaggtaaagaaaatTAAGAGTTCACAAATAACGTATGCAAATCATTCAACCAGTTAATTAAGGCTAAACCCAATCAGTTAACACGGTAGAATCCGGGAAATATCACTTAGATTAGGGAGAATCAATTAACAGGCAAGATTGAAGTTTAATAAGGTAAACAAATAAATCAGAGACCATCTAGGGGTCGGTTAAAACAGTTAAATCTCAAAAATTAGGCTAGTAAcctaattaaggcaagtagtaccAATTAGGagtcacaaataaggaaaaataagaaaaatcacAGAGAAATAACAATTTCAacagaaaatataattttaaccCTAATTAGGCAAATAAAATCAGTTAATCTCTGTTGATTGACAGGGCTAAAGAATAACATGAAAATATCAGaacaaatagtaaaatgattaGAAACTCTAGGGATTAGAACATAGATATGAAAATCAGTCGGACAAGTTGTATGCGGCAAAATTAGAGGGCCCAATTTCTTGCTATTAATTTGTTTAAGAAGAATACCTCGAGGCCTCGAGGACGCGAAGctgtgaccgagttccctccTTCGAAGCTCGTCGGGGACCGACCTGAAGGGAATATCGCTCGAGGCCAGAGTAAAAATGGGGAGTTCCTAGGGcacgcggctaagtctgacaacACCGGCCTGCCCAGAACCTGTATCAGGGTGtcgcgtctagccgtcccatctccatatcttttgtaattaatgcttttcTTACTATGTTGGGActttcctcctatataaaggggatccctaCCATTTTGTAAGGGGCTGTTATAactccaactattctacataagataaataacaactctctctcccTTCTCTCTCTAACATATTCCTTCGATATTATTGCTCTTATTTGTTGGCTTCATAcctgttcttcatttattgcctgtcattggccataaagagcctcctttaattatatcctaactattaGCCCTTTCCcaattatccccgatagctcgagcccgagcccgaGCATCAACCTCGAGGTCCCTCATCGGTCAGTCTGAGGCCAGAATAGCTAACCCCTTAGTTCGATTATAATTCCATATTAGCCCATATTTCATCTTTTATCTCCAcgtatctagcatcaactgcttgacaactagcataaaaatagatcatgtatttttagagtcccatcaacaaactTAATTGTTATTACCTTGTTCACGGGAAACATTTTGGCGCCCACcctggggctaaaaataatagtgcttattttcttgttggtttcattgcacaaagcaagttatctttcacagtttttcttgtccaagatcttcaatttcaggtcaaaatgtctagctcagtgaacagagttgagaaagacaacctcgaaaaccacggagaaaatggtgtggcCGTTCTAATTATTGGCGCACTACCATAGAACCTCGACAACGCACCTAGACCGATTCCAGCAGATGCGGGTTCGCAAGATGCACAGTAGGTTGACAAAATCTCATGCACTGATAGGAGCATACAACATGGCGACCGtcaggaagcccaaaaaaccccagctcattaagaataggaagttagtcttcatgttatttttgaaatgtcaCAGGCACAACAATTGGCTATCACTCAGCtgcaaagccacccgaagactcctAGCATAGTAGCACCGGAAACTACTCCCCCGGCCGAACAGGTAcctgagagatcgagcaataacggattgatagccgaccctgccatcgtaaaaatgctcaaAGACCTCACAAAAAGGATTGAAATGGGTGAGAAAATGATAGTAGCCAGCGATAAGAttgtcgagacctacaactccagggtcgaccagtcTTCGGGCacacccccggtcctgaaaggtgtagattcgaagaagttcatacaaaggtcgttcTCCGAAgaagcggccccgaaacccattcaaaagaagttcagaatgtcgGAACTCCCAAAGACAACAGGACCTCAGACTCcaatgaacacgttactgcctacactTGCGTGGTAAAGGGCAACGATATAAAGAACGATAAGATCGAGTCCCATTTACCGTCAAAATGGTAACAATAACtaaatttgtaaatggaattctaaaaatacgtgatctactctcgagctagttgtttagagtagttgatgctaagaataCGAAGTTTagcgatgaaatgcaagctaaaaacGGGGCGATAACCTAACCTAAAGGCTTACTGCCCGGGTTGTTTTACCAAGGGGATACAAGCTAAAACAAGGGGTTGAATGAGCCGAGGAACCTGCTGTCGGAGTGTAGGATCGGTCGATGAGGGGCCTCGGGATCGACGCCTAGGTCGAGCTAGGGCTATCGGGGGCAGTCGGAAATGGGACAACAATTAaggatatgattaaacaaggctctttatggccaataccaagcaatataaTGAAGAAAAAGTAAGAAAGAGATAAATGCTAAAGTGACCTCGGGCTAGTGAGGACGAGTAgattagaaagaagagagagagagagagagagagagagagagagattattgcacttgtggagaaaatggagcaacatcagccctttacaaggtaGCGCGAGTtccttttatataggaggggaactcgacTATAGTATAACATGCATTAATTATTTAAGTATGGAAATGGGACAAGTAGACGCGACGCCTCAGCGTAGGCCCTGGATAGGCCGGCTTTGTCGGACTTAGCCACGTGCCTTGGGATCTTCCCCCTCTGTTTTGGCTTCGATTTTCGTCTTCTCTGAGTTGAGCCTTGACGAGGCCCGAGGGAGGGGACTCAGCCTTGGATCCCCGTCTCagggtctcgaggcattcttctgAAATGACTTAATAGCGAGAAATTAAGTCCTCTGATTTCACCACATATAGATAGTCTCCGTGTTTCCCAGAACGAAGCGATGGGAAATTATTCTAACACTTGACTCATCGAGCTTCTTACAGAGACGTCACAGCAGCGATGTAACCTGTGGCGCAAGCTTTTGAGGCAACCGGGGCGTCCCACGGACGTGTGTATTTCGACCTCATTCAATGCACTGCCGATTCCCGTTCTCCAAGGTGAATATACCGTCATCGATTCAGTTTTTTAAGAATAAAATAATTGCGTCTGCCGGTCACTCTTCCAAAGCCTCGATGACCATGCCATtatcccctataaatgggggtgcctTGGCGTTGTTTTTCCTATCCCAGTACCCTCATTGGCTCATTTGCCCATTCTttcttatcatcttcttctatccttgaaTATCATGCTTGGGGCTCATGGACTCAAAGCCGTTTGGTGGAGCTCCCATAGATTGTGTTACAGACTCTTGTCGGGGCTACCCTTTGTCGAGCATGGTCATGCTGCCCTATCACTGCGGTGGTTGCTGATATGTTTGTcgttgctgttgttgttggccCGCGTTGGTGATGGACGGGGAGTCGGCTTTCCCCTTATGTAGACAGCCATTCAAACTATGCACcactgctcactctcctacccaggcctagtgtggcacttcatcccttgggtttttTCTTTCACAAGATAAAATGGTACTATCAACCGTTGAGGCTGGGGCCTGCCGAATCTTCAACATTTGGCTTTGGCGggccatgtctcttttctctgcctcctctgcatcccctcattttcctcttcttcatctattCCGACGGTAATCCCTCGGgggattgagctgggaacctagaggaggtgGCAGTCGAAGGAATCGCCTTCGAGGATGCGTGCTCGAGGGGGCGGTGCTTGAGGATGCTGATACTAGAGATGGACCCTCGAGGATGGATCGGGCTCTCGggtttcatcacatgtacatcATGTCGTTCCTCCATTTTTGGTGTGGAGAACCTCTATAGGCTTCTGTAgttgtatgtaaggacccctcgagggctgttGTACATGGATTTTTACGAATATGAATATATTTCATTGACTTCTGCATTTGATTTTTGCCTTATTCTTGTATGCTCTCGTCCTTTTCGAGGCTTTTGAATGTTTTCCTTTGTTGATGACCGCTGATACCTAACTTGAATGCGAGCGTTCTTCCCGATCCTCTGTTGATCATCATGGCCCCTTTCCGAGCTCATTGTCGTACCTCAGATCAAACCTGGATTGATCTGATAGGCTCAGGCTGTCGAGCCCTCCGTGTTGCATGAAGATAGTACACAAAGCTTTCGATAATGATATCCTAAATAAAGGTCAACTTCGGGTACCTGGAGGTCCCTTTTGAACTTGATGTAGAGAGCTTTTTAAGGCGTATGGGATAAACTTATATTGAGGAGTTACCTGTACTCAGGCGCTGCCTCGAGCCTTCGTGGAGCCTTCGTGATTGGAGCTTTGCGTGCTTATTTTAAGAAAAGGAAACCATGAGACCGGGTACAGCCTTGAGTCGAGTGATGGTGTTGAAAGCTTCCCGAAGCTTGACCTCTTTTTTGgcggaggtcctcgaggtcgggcatTGTCTCGAGACTGGGGACAATATAGTTGACTCCTCGAGGCCTGGCCTCTTGTCGATGGATGCCTCGGGGGTCGGGTACCACCGCTTCGATCTGTATCGAGGTTGTTGGCTTCTTCGAAAGACCTTACTATTTAAGATAGCTATCGTTTCGTGGCATAGGGCTCTTCATTTATTCAGGCGCAAAAAGTGTTGGCGTATATTCTTGCTCTAGTTTGTCAATTTTACCATAGTCATGGCAACTACTTCGGGGCCAGCACGACAGGGAGTGGGGAATGTTGCTCCCGATGCTTAGGATCCGCAGGATTTCGCTCTGAAGAGCGTGTCTTTGATAAaagaggaacatctggagataGTGAGGAGATACTGCGGATGGAGTGAAGGGATAACGCTGCAGGTGCTTTCCCCAGATGAGAGCATTACGGACTCCGTTGATAGATTCTTGAGCGTATACTTATATCCTTTCGCAtttggcccccttgatagggtcgtgcttgatttttgattgaactatcgggttactttggcgcagataTATCCGTCGTTTTGGCGAGTGGTGTTGATGATGAGGTCCTTTGCAGGGAGggctgggcttgaattcatgCTTAGTTACCTCTTCAGGCTATACCGCCCCTTTCATCACCAAGGTCTGCTAACCCTGAGGTGCCATTCGTCCACACCCTTTGTCGTTGATGACTAAGAAGATGGGGATCGGGAATGGGCTAGTTGGTTCATCCGGTTCCGGATGGCCGACACTATTCCTATGGAGCTTTTGCCATTTCCCAAGGGATGGAATTATGCACGTGAGCGGAGCGTTTGGTGctttttcagattttgcttaTAGCAAAAACCAGTTGAGTAATTGCGTTTTCCCcttttgcagcaacttcatggacgccGGGAGAAGTTCTTGACCTGCCCGGCTGGGTCCAGAGGTTGGTGACCCATCCGAACTACGATGAGCATAGGTGGCGAGTTGTATTTCGCATCAGATGGGGAGCAAAATACCAAGGTATTCGCGCACGCTGCCTTTGCCTTGGCCTTCATGTATTCGAGGTAacattttcccctttcttttgtACTGGCCTTGTTGTTTGTAGGTATAGGACGGTTCATTGGGATGAGGCAATGCTTTTTCGAATAGGGGAAGGAGTCGTCGGCCCCCGAGCTGAGGGATGACGGTGACGAACGGGATCCGTGCCTACAGTGTGATGGAGTTTTTAGTGGCGCTGAACGGGATCTGTGCCCATagtgtgatggagcttttagtggAGCTGAACGGGCCCGTGTCACTGAGGAGAGGGCATCGTCTGAGCCTGCGGTTCCTGGGGTGTTTGATTCCCAGACGGCGGTTCATCCAAGTGAATATGCTTTACCTAAGATCGGTTCTTATGTGGCCTAAGAGGCAGGATTAACTGGAGTGTGTTCTGACTTCGAGGAAGATCATCGTCTTCACTTCATGGTTAGTTTAGGCACAGTTCTTCTATATTTAGCGCCCTCCTTTCTTCATCGAGTTTTCCTTTTGCAGGCTTGTGATAGGCTCAGGTGTGAGCTGCTCCATCAAGGAGCCAAGCTACAGAAAGTTCTGGACGAGGCTGAATtccttaggctccttagcgaggagaagaAGGTTGAGTTTCTACATTGGCGACATGAGGCATACCagagcttgaattatgagagccatttgatggagcaggtaaccttaTGTAGCACGCGCTTCGCTCTTTTTggccttggagtacctcaagggAGATATCGACCGCGTCAGGAATGCTTGTGGCGAGCTAAGGGCTCAGGTGaaagctcaagctttagaggagaggGGCCCTTTAGCCAAGGTTCCTACCTTCAAGGCTCAACTCTGCTTGGCTCGTGACAATGCTagagttcaagcggatatgatcgggAAACTCGAGTCTGATCTCTCGAAGATCAGGGCTGAGATTATTCATGCCCGGGCTGAAGCGACATTAAGCCGAACCAAGGctgatcgaggaatatgttcgttgtagACCCCGAAGAGAAGTACTCGAGGAGATCAGCGCAAGGGGTTTTGTTCTCTcagaggaattggctcgagcaagggcggacgagcgtgacgCTCGGTTACATCTTGCTGACATCGCGGAGAGCGAATCTAATAGGTTGTAGCCTTTTGGAGAGGAGTGTAGATTTCACTGTTTTCCGCTTTGTATTTGATATTTGTAAAGCATGTTTGTAGATAGAGAGTGTGCCTTTTTTTGCGTATGTAAGATAAGAGGGAACTCGAAGCGTTATTTCTTCTGAAACTCTTTCTGTATTCATTTTGGCTAGGTGGGCTGGTTTCGGTGTTTGGCGGGATCCTCGTAGGTCCGGAACTGATCAGGCATGCCCGAAGACTTTTAAGTGCAACTTTTGTCATAAGTAGGCACCGACGCCTCTGTGTTTTGCCCAGCTGTTTAGGCTCTGTCTCCGAGTTAGGCCTTGACTCGAGCTTGCCTGACCTTCAATATTCTATGCCCGCGCGGGCAGATAGTGATTGTTCTtatttcttgcccttgggcattcgctgttttagctattttgggtccagtctccgagtcgcattgcgattcgagctttagttgacccttaagttctttcctgcctgcatgggtgGACGGCGATGACCTTTTGTGCTTCGAGTTGAAGTGACCTTACAATTGTGTGGCCCGAAGGCTCATTTCGCTAGCGACAGTGGCATTTAtgttgtgccct includes the following:
- the LOC142163136 gene encoding pentatricopeptide repeat-containing protein At4g39530-like; this translates as MRDNLILPSLLTFVSLLGASASLFSLELSMQLHALTIKFGFSAGMFVCSILIDVYSKCSSVKDARQVFNEMNEKDIAVWSSMLFGYIQQCENEKALKLFLKLQHCLQKPNTLTFVALIVSSSNLCGSLEEAQRMFDSALQRDIACWNSMISTYAQHGEAKEAINMSEKMINGRRSC